The genomic region TCCTTTAATTTATCTTCCCACTAAAGTTACCAGAAGAATACTGAACTCGTAAAGGAGTATCAAAGGAATTGCCAAAAAAAGCTGATTAACTACATCGGGAGTTGGTGTAAGAATAGCCGCCAGCACAAAAGCCAGCAAAATAGCATAACGCCTGAAACTCTTTAATTGAGCCGCTGAGACAATTCCCAAGCGCGAAGCTATGGTTAAGGCCACTGGCACTTGAAAGGCTACTCCAAAAATTAACATGAGCCGTATGGTAAAACTCAAATATTCCTGAAGGGTGGGTACGAGGGTAAGTTCTGGCCCGGCAAAATGGGCCAAAAAAGCAAAGGCCTTTGGAAAAACTAAAAAATAAGCAAAAGCCGCTCCACCCAGAAAGGCTGTACACGAAAAAAGGACCATAGGCAAAGCAAAGCGGCGCTCATGTTCGTAAAGCCCTGGAGCCACAAAACGCCAGATCTGAAAGATAATAAAAGGGCTCATGAGCATGGCTCCGCTTATCAAAGAAAGCTTAAGATAACTAAAAAAGGCCTCTTGATAGGCCTTAAAAATTACCTTCTGATGTTCTTCTTGAAGAATTGGCCACAAAGGAGCCAAAAGAAAATTGAGCAGGCGGTCTATCTGACAGTAGCAGATAACCGCCCCTACCACCACGGCTAAGAGACTCTTGATAATTCTGTCTCTCAGCTCAGCTAAGTGTTCAGTTAAAGGAAGCTCGCGGTCATGGGTTAGCTCAGCACTCAAGCTAAAAGCTCCTTCATATCTTTTACGATGGAATCAGCATCAAGCCCCTGTTCCCGATAAAGATCAGCAGGTTTGCCAGAAGTTCCGTAACGGGTGACACCTTTGAGGCACAACTTAGCGGATTGGCCATGCTTAGCCAGCGTCTTAGCCACTAGAGAGCCTAACCCCGTCTCAACCACGTGGTCTTCCACTACCATGATGGGCCCTTGCTCAGCAGCGTTAAGAATGGCTTTTTCATCAAGAGGTCTTAAACTGGCCATGTTAAGCACCGAAACTGAAACACCTTCACTTTTTAGTTTTTCCCAGGCCGAAAGAACCTGAGGCATCACCGAACCAAAGGCAATAATGGTGCCTTCTTCACCCTCCCGTAAGAGATCAGCCTTCCCCGGTGTAAAAACATAGTCTTTCCCGAAAAATGGTTCACCCGCTTCATTGAGAATCACTGGAAGCTTGGAGCGCCCCATACCCACAAAGACATTGCCTTTACTTTTGGCTACATAACGGATAATGCGGTCAGTCTGGTTCGGGTCAGCTGGAAAGTATATCTCAAGGCCAATAAGATTCAGCAAAAGCCCGAGATAATCTACACATTGGTGCGTAGGCCCGTCTTCACCTACATCAAGACCGCAGTGGGTGGCCACAATTTTAAGCGCAGTCTCGTTAAGAACATTTAGCCTGTGCTGATTAATAGTTTCGTCCACGGCAAAAACACCAAAAGTGGAAAAAAAGGTGAGAAATCCTTCTTTAGAAAGGACTCCAGCCACTGTAGCCGCGTGATGTTCCTGGATACCTACTTCATGAAAGGCCAAAGGGCTTATCTTGCGAAAGGCTGTCATCTTGACCGAGCCTTCAAGGTCACATGAAACACCTAAGACCTTTGGAGGCTCTCCTTTTTTATTATTAAGCTCAGCCAGAGAGGCAAGGGCTTTGCCGTAAGCTGAACGGCAATCAGTTTTAACCTCTGGCCCGTAAAGAATAGGCTCACCTACCTCTACTTCCACTGGCTCTGGCTCATGAGGGAACACCGGAAAAGAGATTTCATAGCTTTTTCTTTTTTCAAGGAGCACGTCAACTTCTGAAGGATCAAAACCTAGTTCCTCAAGGGCCTTTTTAGCTAAGTCTGGAGGAAGGGCCATACCGTGCCATTTTTCATCGTCTTCCATAAAAGATATGCCTTTACCCATGGTGGTTTGGGCCAGGATGGCTGTTGGTTTTTCCGGACAAAGGACCTCTCCGGTAACAAAACGGCGAAGCGCCTGGTAAAGATCATTAAAATCATGGCCATTGGCCTCTATTACGTTCCAGAAAGTGGCTTTTATCTCATGGGCAATGTCCTGGGGCATGACCCGATAAATGCGGCCACCAATTTGCAAGCGGTTATAATCAATCAAGGCACAAAGATTATTCAAGCCAAACTTTACCGCAAAGCGCCTGGCCTCAATGACCTGGCCTTTTTGCTGCTCACCATCGCCCATTACGCAGAAAACCCGACGCGGAATCTCTTTGAGCTTTAAGGCCCGCGCCATACCGCAGGCCGCCGAAAGCCCCTGGCCGAGGTTTCCGGTATTCCATTCCACCCCGGGGACAGACTGCTCAACATGGCCCCCAAAAGCTGAACCAGCCCGCCTGAACTCCATAAGAAAAGGCTCTTCAGGGAAATAGCCGTACTCACAGAGCACGCTATAAACCCCCGGACTTATGTGCCCGTGGCTTATGACCACTCGATCCCTTTCGGGGAACCGCGGGTTTTTAGGGTCATGCTCAATAAGGGCGTAGAGCAAAATAAGCATGTGAAGCGAGGAAAGAGAACCACCCGGATGGCCGCAGCCAGCAAGGGTAGTGGAGAGAATAATACGCCGCGCACAACGGCGCCACATTTCTTCCAGCGTTTTAATTTCTTCCTGAGAAAGCCTTTCCTTTGAAAGATCTATTTTGAACATAGCTCAACTCCTTTTTTGTTTTCTTATTTTCCTGTTCCAGTTTCTGGTCCTATAGCGCAGCTGGCCAAGAATTCAAGATTGAAATTTACGCTTTGGGACAGGCAAAAAATTTTGCCTGTCCCAAACGTCACCTCGCGACCGTCGCACAGGGATTGCTTCGGCTGAGGACAGCCTCGCAAAAGCTTGCAATATAGGCAATATAGGTGAAGAGTGAAGGAAAGAATTATTTACTACCGACCATCAGCCATTAGCCATCCCGTCACTGCGAGCGGAGCGAAACAATCTCTGAGATTACTTCGTCGGTCCTAGCGGACCTCCTCGTAATGACTCGGTTGGGCCACATCGTCGGCTCTACTGGTATCCTCGCGTGTATAAGTAAGTGAGAAGTGATAATTATTTACCATCAGCCATCTACCACCAGCCACCGGCCATCAACCACCAGCCATCGGCCAACGGCTATTAGCCATCGGGTTACTGCGAGCGTAGCGAAACAATCTCTAGCACCATCAGCCACCAACCATTAGCCATCTACCATCTTGTGGGCGATGCAGTCTCGAGGGAATTAGCCTTAGATAAGGCGGTCTTTGAGAAGCTCTTTGGGAAAAGAAAGTAAAAATCTTGTTCCTTTGGAATCTGAATAGAGGGAAATTTGGCCACCTAAGCCTTTTACCAGGCTAAAGACAACCGCCAGTCCCAGACCTGTACCCTGCTCTTTGGTAGTAAAAAATGGCTCAAAGATACGCCCTTTCACTTCCTCAGGGATACCACCAGCTTGGTCGGCCACTTCTATAAAAAATTTGTCTTCTTTTTTAAAGCAAGCAATTTTTACAAAAGGCTTTTTCCCATTATAAGCCTCAATAGCGTTGGCACAAAGATTAAGTAATACCTGCTTGAACCGACCCGGTTCTACTTTGAGAAAGACATTTCCAGGAACGGAAAGCTCCCAATCAATATTTGGGCCAAATTTTAAAACCAACTCTTCTTGAATTTCGTCAATCAGTCTTAAAAGATTTATTTCTTTGGCTTCTCCAGAGCCGGGTTTGGCAAATAACAAAAAATCTGAAACGAGTTTGTCTAACCTTTGGGTTTCGCGGAAAATAATGTCAAAGAGCCTTTTACCTTCTGGTTTAATAAGATCCTCTTCTTTTAAAAACTGAACGGCTCCACAGATAGAAGCCAGTGGATTTTTTATTTCGTGAGCAAGGCCTGAAGCCATCGTTCCCAAGGCTGCCAAATGTTCCGCTCTCCTGAGACGTTCTTCGCTCTCTTTTATAGGCGTAATATCCTGAAAGATAAGCCCATAGCCAAAAACTTCCTTCTTTTCATCGTGTAAAGGGAAAAAAGTATAACCTATGTATATTTTTTGGCCGTCTTTCTCAAAAATAAGCTCAGAACGAGGGTTTTCTTGTTGAAACTTAAGCTCAGGGAAAATTTCATCTAATTTAGCCCCGATCAGTTCTTTTTGGCCAATTATGTTTTCCGCCGCTTTATTGGCTGTAACAATGCGCTTTTCAAGATCAGTTACAATTAATCCCGAAGATAAGGACGAAAGTATATGGCGATGTAGCTCCTCTGCCTTAAAAAGGGCCTCGTGGGTTTCTTTTATTTTTTCTTTAGTACGTTGAAGTTCTTCTACATAGCGCAAGGCTAAAAGGCCTGAAAGGCCCATCGCTCCAAGAGGAACAAAAAATTGCAGGATAGTTTGAGGATTTAACGGCGGGCTTTCAATAAGCCAAAAAATAGAGGCAAAACAACAAAGGGCCAAAAAAGTAAATATATCCGCCCCTCTACGCCCTAAATGAAAAGCAGCTACAAAAATCAGCAGGGGATAAAGAAAAAGGAAAGGGCTCTCTCGTCCATCAGTAACCCATATCAGAGAAGTAATAAGCAAAAGATCTATTAAAAGAGAAGTCCATAATCTCTTTTTAAAAGAAAGGGTTCTTGCTGAGGCGTAAAAAAAAGCCGTATTTGCCCAAAAACCCAGAAAAACCAAAACTGCTGACGAAGGCAAAAGGTGTATAAACCCTACAAAAGAAAAAAGAGCAGCTAAGCTCCCCAGAAAAAGAAGAATTAAACGCAAATATTCAAAAATTTTAGAGGAAGGAGCTTCAAGAAAGACCATATTTCGCCAACCGATAACGCAAAGACCTGAAGTTTAAGCCCAAAAGCTTGGCCGCTTCGGTCTTGTTTCCTCCTGTGCGGGCGAGAGCCTGCTTAAGAAGAGAGACTTCTATACGGGCCAATAGATCTTCTAAATCAAGGCCCTCTTCAGGGAGTTCTATTTCAAAGGCTCCATTTGAATTTTCTCTATTTTTCCGCGAAAGGACAAGACTTTCCGGTAAAATAAGAGGACCTGATTCAAGGGCTACCGAACGTTCTATTATGTTTTCAAGCTCACGCACATTTCCTGGAAAGTCATATTCCATGAGGGCCTTAAGGGCAAAATCAGAAATACCTTCAATCTTTTTACCCATTTTTTCGGCATATTTTTTGAGAAAATAATCCACTAAAAGGGGAATATCTTCTTTGCGCTCTCTTAGCGGAGGCAACTCGAGGGAAATTACATTTAAGCGATAAAAGAGGTCTTCCCTGAAATTGCCTGCCAGAACTTCCTTTTCAAGGTCTCGGTTAGTAGCTGAAATTATTCTCACGTCAACTTTTATTTCCTTAGCCGAACCAAGAGGCATAACGGCCTTTTCTTGAACAACCCTCAAGAGTTTAACCTGCATCTCAAGGGGGAGTTCGCCTATTTCGTCAAGAAAGATAGTGCCTTTGTGGGCCTTGAGAAAAAGGCCTTCTTTGTCCCGCGAGGCCCCGGTAAAGGCCCCGGCTTTATAGCCAAAAAGCTCGCTCTCCAGGAGATTTGGTGGGATACCACCACAGTTCACTACCACAAAAGGCCTATCACGACGGGGTGAAAGCTGATGAATAGCCCTGGCTATAAGCTCCTTACCAGTACCCGATTCACCGGTAATAAGCACATTTGAAGGCGCGTTGGCAATACGCGGCAAAACCTCAAAAACCCGCCTCATGGCCGGGCTTTTCCCTATTATGCCCATGAAAGAAGTTTCACTGACCGTGGCCTCAATGGAAACCCTTTCTTGAGCTAGCGCCTTTTTTATTAAATCGCGCAACTGATCAAGTTTAAAAGGCTTGGGCACATAATCAAAAGCCCCCTCTTGTTTGGCGGTTACCGCGGTATCAAGAGAGGCGTAAGCCGTAATCATTATCACCGGAATACGTAAAGCTCTTTCGCGCAAGGCTTTCAGAAAAGAAATCCCATCAAGGCGGGGCATGCGAATGTCAGCCAATATCAAGTCCGCCGGGTTTTTAGATAAATAAGAAAGGGCCTCTTCGCCGTCTCCAGCAACAGCTACTCGGTAGCCCTCCTTGGCCAGAAAAAGCTCTAAAAATTCTTGTAAACTTTTGTCGTCGTCAACAATAAGGATAGTAGGCGTAGACATGACTTCCAATCACAATATGGCTTTTTTATTTGTGTCGGCAAAAAGACAAGAAAACTTTAAGAAAACAGGGACAGGCTAGAATCAATTTGGCACAATATTACAGCGTTTCTAAGGGCTTAGTCATTATAAGGAGGCGCTGACGAAGTACTCCAGGGAGAGCTTCGGTCCTTGCCATCAGCAAGGCAAAAATCTAGAGATATAGCAATATCAGAAAAGATAAGACTTATCAGAACAATGACAAGACTTGAATATGAAAATTAAGAAGGCAGGGTTTCTTTAACTTTTAATAAAAGTTCAGCCGCCTGGCGTAATTTTTCAGCACTTTCTTTTTCACCCTCTTCCTCCAAATTATTAGCCCATTTTTGAAATTCTTCAGCATGTTCTTGAAGATGTTCCTCCCAATGATGTTTGATTTTAACTAGCTTCTCCTTCCAGGTAGCCATAAACACCCCCTTAGTGTTATTTTTTTAATTTTAGTATTGCTGAGATAAGATATCAATAAAAAATCAGTGACACCTATTTTCTGTTTTGCACTTTCTTAAGTCACAAGGTTGACGACAGGGGCGGCCACAAAGAGGATGTAAGGCTTCAGGGCTAAAACAAATCCATACATTTTCTCCAGGCACCAATAAAGACACTTGTTCTTTAGGTACTAAAGCTTCTAACTCTACATTTTCCATCCCTATTAAAACCCTAAAGTACATCCCCAAAAACTTAACATCTATTATCTCACCCAAAAAATGATTCTCTTCTTTAGGAACTGTACTTAAACTAACCTTTTCAGGATGCAAGCATAAAGAAATTTCTTTTTTTTCCTTAAAAATAGGATAATTTTTGACAGTAAATATCAGATTAGAATCGTCTAGTTTGAATTTTGCCCTTTCTCCAGCAATTTCTATTATGCACCCCTTAAAAATATTAGTAGCGCCTACAAATCGAGCTACAAAACTGGTTTTAGGTTGATAAAAAATTTCTTTAGGAGGTTCTGTTTGTTCTATTCTACCCTGATGTAAGACTGAAACTTTATCTGCAAGAAGAATGGCCTCCAGGCGATCATGTGTTACATAAATAGTAGTAATTCCTGTTTTTTGTTGAATTGTTTTTAAATCTTCACGAAGTTTTTCTCTTTGCCAGGCATCAACGTGGCTTAACGGTTCGTCTAAAAGTAGAACTTTAGGCTCTATAACTAAAGCCCTGGCTAAAGCGACTCGCTGCTTTTGTCCTCCGCTTAATTCTGAAGGAAATTTATCTTTATGTTTTTCTAGACCTACCATTTCCAAATAAAAAGTTACTTTATCTTCTATCTCTTTATTAGATAGGCTTCTAATTTTTAGACCATAAGCTACATTTTCAAAAACCGTAAGAT from Thermodesulfatator indicus DSM 15286 harbors:
- the tatC gene encoding twin-arginine translocase subunit TatC, translated to MSAELTHDRELPLTEHLAELRDRIIKSLLAVVVGAVICYCQIDRLLNFLLAPLWPILQEEHQKVIFKAYQEAFFSYLKLSLISGAMLMSPFIIFQIWRFVAPGLYEHERRFALPMVLFSCTAFLGGAAFAYFLVFPKAFAFLAHFAGPELTLVPTLQEYLSFTIRLMLIFGVAFQVPVALTIASRLGIVSAAQLKSFRRYAILLAFVLAAILTPTPDVVNQLFLAIPLILLYEFSILLVTLVGR
- a CDS encoding two-component system sensor histidine kinase NtrB, producing the protein MVFLEAPSSKIFEYLRLILLFLGSLAALFSFVGFIHLLPSSAVLVFLGFWANTAFFYASARTLSFKKRLWTSLLIDLLLITSLIWVTDGRESPFLFLYPLLIFVAAFHLGRRGADIFTFLALCCFASIFWLIESPPLNPQTILQFFVPLGAMGLSGLLALRYVEELQRTKEKIKETHEALFKAEELHRHILSSLSSGLIVTDLEKRIVTANKAAENIIGQKELIGAKLDEIFPELKFQQENPRSELIFEKDGQKIYIGYTFFPLHDEKKEVFGYGLIFQDITPIKESEERLRRAEHLAALGTMASGLAHEIKNPLASICGAVQFLKEEDLIKPEGKRLFDIIFRETQRLDKLVSDFLLFAKPGSGEAKEINLLRLIDEIQEELVLKFGPNIDWELSVPGNVFLKVEPGRFKQVLLNLCANAIEAYNGKKPFVKIACFKKEDKFFIEVADQAGGIPEEVKGRIFEPFFTTKEQGTGLGLAVVFSLVKGLGGQISLYSDSKGTRFLLSFPKELLKDRLI
- a CDS encoding sigma-54-dependent transcriptional regulator, yielding MSTPTILIVDDDKSLQEFLELFLAKEGYRVAVAGDGEEALSYLSKNPADLILADIRMPRLDGISFLKALRERALRIPVIMITAYASLDTAVTAKQEGAFDYVPKPFKLDQLRDLIKKALAQERVSIEATVSETSFMGIIGKSPAMRRVFEVLPRIANAPSNVLITGESGTGKELIARAIHQLSPRRDRPFVVVNCGGIPPNLLESELFGYKAGAFTGASRDKEGLFLKAHKGTIFLDEIGELPLEMQVKLLRVVQEKAVMPLGSAKEIKVDVRIISATNRDLEKEVLAGNFREDLFYRLNVISLELPPLRERKEDIPLLVDYFLKKYAEKMGKKIEGISDFALKALMEYDFPGNVRELENIIERSVALESGPLILPESLVLSRKNRENSNGAFEIELPEEGLDLEDLLARIEVSLLKQALARTGGNKTEAAKLLGLNFRSLRYRLAKYGLS
- a CDS encoding ABC transporter ATP-binding protein yields the protein MSVILENITKSFNKQKVLDNLNLEVKKGEFHVILGPSGEGKSTLLSIISGLIKPDAGKILIDGDIVNDLPPQKRGIGFVFQDFALFPHLTVFENVAYGLKIRSLSNKEIEDKVTFYLEMVGLEKHKDKFPSELSGGQKQRVALARALVIEPKVLLLDEPLSHVDAWQREKLREDLKTIQQKTGITTIYVTHDRLEAILLADKVSVLHQGRIEQTEPPKEIFYQPKTSFVARFVGATNIFKGCIIEIAGERAKFKLDDSNLIFTVKNYPIFKEKKEISLCLHPEKVSLSTVPKEENHFLGEIIDVKFLGMYFRVLIGMENVELEALVPKEQVSLLVPGENVWICFSPEALHPLCGRPCRQPCDLRKCKTENRCH
- a CDS encoding transketolase, translated to MFKIDLSKERLSQEEIKTLEEMWRRCARRIILSTTLAGCGHPGGSLSSLHMLILLYALIEHDPKNPRFPERDRVVISHGHISPGVYSVLCEYGYFPEEPFLMEFRRAGSAFGGHVEQSVPGVEWNTGNLGQGLSAACGMARALKLKEIPRRVFCVMGDGEQQKGQVIEARRFAVKFGLNNLCALIDYNRLQIGGRIYRVMPQDIAHEIKATFWNVIEANGHDFNDLYQALRRFVTGEVLCPEKPTAILAQTTMGKGISFMEDDEKWHGMALPPDLAKKALEELGFDPSEVDVLLEKRKSYEISFPVFPHEPEPVEVEVGEPILYGPEVKTDCRSAYGKALASLAELNNKKGEPPKVLGVSCDLEGSVKMTAFRKISPLAFHEVGIQEHHAATVAGVLSKEGFLTFFSTFGVFAVDETINQHRLNVLNETALKIVATHCGLDVGEDGPTHQCVDYLGLLLNLIGLEIYFPADPNQTDRIIRYVAKSKGNVFVGMGRSKLPVILNEAGEPFFGKDYVFTPGKADLLREGEEGTIIAFGSVMPQVLSAWEKLKSEGVSVSVLNMASLRPLDEKAILNAAEQGPIMVVEDHVVETGLGSLVAKTLAKHGQSAKLCLKGVTRYGTSGKPADLYREQGLDADSIVKDMKELLA